The Eriocheir sinensis breed Jianghai 21 chromosome 49, ASM2467909v1, whole genome shotgun sequence genome has a segment encoding these proteins:
- the LOC126981745 gene encoding myosin regulatory light chain 2, translating into MSRKSGSRSSSRRSKKSGGGSNVFDMFTQRQVAEFKEGFQLMDRDKDGVIGKADLRGTYDEIGRICQDAELDEMLADAPGPINFTMLLNMFAERSTGEADDDDVVAKAFLAFSDEEGNIDCDVFRHALMTWGDKFSAQEADDALDQMDVDDNGKIDVQSIISMLTAGGGDDSAAAGEEEAA; encoded by the coding sequence atgtctCGCAAGTCCGGCTCCCGCTCGTCCTCTCGCCGCAGCAAGAAGAGCGGAGGAGGAAGCAATGTGTTTGATATGTTCACGCAGCGTCAGGTGGCGGAGTTCAAGGAGGGCTTCCAGCTGATGGACCGCGACAAGGACGGCGTCATCGGCAAGGCTGACCTCCGCGGCACCTACGACGAGATCGGTCGCATCTGCCAGGACGCCGAGCTCGATGAGATGCTCGCCGACGCCCCTGGGCCCATCAACTTCACCATGCTGCTTAACATGTTCGCCGAGAGGTCCACGGGCGAGGCAGATGACGATGACGTGGTGGCGAAGGCGTTCTTAGCGTTCTCAGACGAAGAGGGGAATATTGACTGCGATGTCTTCAGGCACGCGCTCATGACCTGGGGCGACAAGTTCTCGGCGCAGGAGGCTGACGACGCGCTGGACCAGATGGACGTGGACGACAACGGCAAGATCGATGTGCAGTCCATCATCTCCATGCTcacagctggtggtggtgacgactCCGCGGCcgccggggaggaggaggccgcCTAA